In Pseudomonadota bacterium, the genomic stretch GCGCTCACATCGCGCATGGCGCGTGCGAGATCGAGGTGATGGGTCTGCGACATCTTCAGCTTGAGCACCTTGAACCCCGCGGCCTCACAAACCCGCGCGCGCACCCCTTCGGGGGTGTCGATGGCGATGGTGTACGACGTGGGCGGGGCGCTCTCGCGGCTCAGGCCGAGCAGGCGATACCAGGGGTGGCCGATGAGGCGACCCACGAGATCGTGGAGCGCGATGTCGACGGCGGCCTTGGCGGCCGTGTTGCCGGGCGCGATGCGATCGACGTGGGTGATGATGTCGTCGATGCGGAACGGATCGTGAAAGGGGCGCAGGTCGATCTGGCTCAAGAAGGCGCTCGCGGTCTCGTGCGATTCACCCAGGTATGGAGGCATGGCCGCCTCGCCGTGGCCCACCACGCCATCGTGCTCGACCTCGACCAGCATCACCGGCGTGGTGGTGCGCGAAGAGCGCGCCAGGGTGAAGGGGCGCTTCAGGTGCAGGGTGCGGGGCGTGAATCTGATGCGCAAGCGACTCTGTCTTTCTTCTTCCCCAGCCATTCGCCTTCCACTGGCTGCGTCTGAAGGGGAACGGGCCGCAGCCCTCCCGTCATGGATACAGATGCCCCGTCGCCCGCGCCGCCTCTCGGTAGATGACGGGGAGCTTCACCCCGCGCTTCTCCAATGCGCTCTGGCGCATCATCACGTTGAACGCGTCTGACGTCACGGGCTCGGGGGCGCCGGAGATCCACGGTCGGTCGAGCCAGTCGAGGGCCATGTCCATGGCGTCGGCGCCCTGGTTCTCTCCCGCCGCGGTGAGGGCGAAGGCGCCACCTTCGGCCACGTATTCGTGGCGCAGCCCGATGACCAGGGGACGTGCATTCTGCTC encodes the following:
- a CDS encoding dipeptide epimerase; this encodes MRIRFTPRTLHLKRPFTLARSSRTTTPVMLVEVEHDGVVGHGEAAMPPYLGESHETASAFLSQIDLRPFHDPFRIDDIITHVDRIAPGNTAAKAAVDIALHDLVGRLIGHPWYRLLGLSRESAPPTSYTIAIDTPEGVRARVCEAAGFKVLKLKMSQTHHLDLARAMRDVSA